GCTTGACGTTCAACCAATGCTTTTTGCTCTAAACGTTTAAGCAATGGAGTCATTGTTGGCTTTGTTAAGCCTGTTTTTGCCGCCAGCTGGCTAATGGAAATACCTTCATTTTCCCATAAGGCCATTAACACCACGAATTGAGGATAGGTTAAATCCAATGGTTTCAATAATGGCTGATAATAGCGTGTGACCGCATTAGACGCGGCGTATAGTGCAAAACATAGCTGATCATTTAACTTGGGAGCAGACACATTAAAACCTTAACTCAATTCGTTACCACATAGTTTGCACACAAACTAATTGACAAGCAACTTCTCCAGCCATATTATTAGTCCACGAATAGTTCGCATGCAAACAAAAATTCACATAATCTATGCGTGAATATCCCTATGAGGAATAAACCATGTCAGTATACGATGAAATTTTACCTTCACTGATAACCACCACCCCCGCAGAAGGCAGAGAATTAGCTATAAAAATTGCGCGAAAAACGATTGCAGCCATTCAACCCGACGCAAATATTCGAGCTAAATTAAGGCCAGACTATGCAGAAGATAGCTCCAAACTAATGAAAGCAGGTCAAATAGTCGCTATTGAATTTCAAACTATAGCAGCGGCTAATAATTATTGGCGAAAATAACCATTAGTGTCTGTTAACACTATTTAGATCACCACTGCTGTAAACTATTTTTTGCCCAATGAGGCACAAGGAATGCCGTGTAGTCATTCTACATAAATGACTTGTAACAACCACTGCGTGGAGAAATGGGTTAATAGGCCCTAGTATTCAATTTTTAAAATTTAGTTGTTTAGTGGAATATTCATGTAGGAGTCCCTGTTTTAACTAATACCTCCTTTACTCTCCTCGGAGGACAAAAATATTTTTATGTCCTCCCTCTTTTTTCTTTCCATATCAGCAAATGAAATGTTATTTGCAACTTTGAATAGCCACTTACCTTGTTCATAAGATACATCCATATTATGTGCATTCTTAAGAATATTTATTAATAAATGTTAATTTTTTACTTTAAGCAATTTTAAATTGCTTATTAATACTCCATCGTATTGGAAATCATGTCGTATTATTTTGCCTTATATACGGTGTATTTTAATTACATCAATCAAAATTGACTGTTCATTGAGGTATAGGCTAGATTTCACTCTAAAAGATTACTCTGAAAAGGGTTTGTAATGAAAATATACGAACAGCCTACTGCTCCAAGCGCCCTTAGGGTTAGCTTATTCCTGGCAGAAATGGGCATCCACGTAGAACGGGTGAATGTTGATATCCGTGGAGGAGAAAACTTAAATGAATCATTTCAAGCCAAAAGTTTGAATAACAAAATTCCTGTACTAGAGCTTGATGATGGCACCACCCTTTGTGAAAGTATTGCGATTTGCCGCTACTTTGCAGAGCAATACCCTGCTACCCCTTCATTGTTTGGCGATACTCCATTAGAACGCGCCCAAGTGGAAATGTGGCAGCGTATTGTTGAGTTACAAGGACTACTGGTCGGTTTTCAAGCATTTAGAAATATTACTGGGGTTTACAAAGATCGTGAAAACTGTGTAGAGGCATGGGGAAATGAGTCTAAAGACCGGTTAATTAATTTCCTACCTACCCTCAACCGACAACTTGAAAACTGTCCATATATAGCAGGTGAAAAATATTCCATCGCTGATATTACCACTTATGTCTTAGTTAAGTTCATGGCTTATTTGGATATTCGCCTTGATGACACCCTACCTAACATACAAAGCTGGTATACCAGAGTAAGTGAGCACCCAGCGATTCAAGCCGTTTTAGGAGAACAAACATGATTGAACTGTATACTGCTGCCACTCCTAATGGCCATAAAATATCGATTGCCCTGGAAGAACTAGGCTTAAACTATCAAGTCCATCATTTAGACTTATCAGCAGGAGACCAAAAGCAACCTGATTATTTAGCCATTAACCCTAATGGAAGAATTCCTGCCATTATTGACCGTGATAATAACAACTTTATTGTGTTTGAGTCTGGCGCCATACTCATTTATTTAGCTGAAAAAACTGGGAAATTATTGCCCAAAGATCCCTACAAGCGCTCACAAACAATTCAGTGGTTAATGTTCCAAATGGGTGGTGTTGGTCCTATGATGGGACAAGCCAATGTATTTTACCGTTATTTTCCTGAGAAAATTCCAGCAGCAATTGAGCGTTATCAACATGAAGGACGTCGTTTATTTGAAGTAATGGACAAACAATTGATAACCAATCAATATCTTGCAGGAGATGAATACACCATTGCCGACATTGCCACCTGGCCATGGGTCCGCAATTATGAGTGGAGTGGTATTGATATTGCCGGCTTAAATCATTTACAACAATGGATCAACTTAATTGGCGAACGCCAAACAGTACAAAAAGGGATTGCTATCCCCCCCTCATCAGAAGCATCAGATGAAGAGAAAGCTCAGCAAATAAGCAAAATAGTGACAAGGTAAACTTACTAACAAGCACTATTATCAACGAAGTAACAATAAAAAAGACCATTTGATTAAAGGTCTTTTTTATTACAATGAATTAGCAGAAATATGACTAAGCAGTAGCCGCAGATTCGATAAAATACCGCTCATCCAACCCAGTTGGGCTAAACAGTTTCTTAATAAAGTCACTACCATTAGCAAACCGAAGCGTACCTACTTTCTGTATATTGATGAATAGCCCTAAAGCACAACTGCTGATATATTCAGTTTTTTCTAAATTTACAATCAATTGCTTAGACGAATCTCTATTGCAATAGGCATCTACGAAGGCAGCAACATCGCTACTTTTAAAAGTTTTACCTAAATGAATGACAACTTCATCATTCGTTTCAGTAGTCATAATAGCCATAACATCAACCTCTCCTGAATAACTGCCTGCTGCTTCCATGAACAATCACTTCGCTATTCAAACAGGCGGATGAATAATAAACACATGTAGAAATA
This genomic interval from Spartinivicinus ruber contains the following:
- a CDS encoding MarR family winged helix-turn-helix transcriptional regulator; this encodes MSAPKLNDQLCFALYAASNAVTRYYQPLLKPLDLTYPQFVVLMALWENEGISISQLAAKTGLTKPTMTPLLKRLEQKALVERQAEPGNDRQKSIVLTEAGRSLSKQGGEIAQKVFCATGLTEQQAREQIELCQQLITTLE
- a CDS encoding hexameric tyrosine-coordinated heme protein; translation: MSVYDEILPSLITTTPAEGRELAIKIARKTIAAIQPDANIRAKLRPDYAEDSSKLMKAGQIVAIEFQTIAAANNYWRK
- a CDS encoding glutathione S-transferase family protein, yielding MKIYEQPTAPSALRVSLFLAEMGIHVERVNVDIRGGENLNESFQAKSLNNKIPVLELDDGTTLCESIAICRYFAEQYPATPSLFGDTPLERAQVEMWQRIVELQGLLVGFQAFRNITGVYKDRENCVEAWGNESKDRLINFLPTLNRQLENCPYIAGEKYSIADITTYVLVKFMAYLDIRLDDTLPNIQSWYTRVSEHPAIQAVLGEQT
- a CDS encoding glutathione S-transferase family protein, which codes for MIELYTAATPNGHKISIALEELGLNYQVHHLDLSAGDQKQPDYLAINPNGRIPAIIDRDNNNFIVFESGAILIYLAEKTGKLLPKDPYKRSQTIQWLMFQMGGVGPMMGQANVFYRYFPEKIPAAIERYQHEGRRLFEVMDKQLITNQYLAGDEYTIADIATWPWVRNYEWSGIDIAGLNHLQQWINLIGERQTVQKGIAIPPSSEASDEEKAQQISKIVTR
- a CDS encoding STAS domain-containing protein; this translates as MEAAGSYSGEVDVMAIMTTETNDEVVIHLGKTFKSSDVAAFVDAYCNRDSSKQLIVNLEKTEYISSCALGLFINIQKVGTLRFANGSDFIKKLFSPTGLDERYFIESAATA